A portion of the Chlamydia avium 10DC88 genome contains these proteins:
- a CDS encoding CT620/CT621 family type III secretion system effector translates to MSSLHIQNLSTTVPGNALFKIKLDHKFSNFNPKAQPAIDIEAINSGLYALKRLATILDAGTIHASSLLNPHNTIFPSPPKQPKRSDNSTTTNTNNDTTETIASIQEATAVALVPTILNGLDTLIESVTELNLSQVSSITLAIALVSPLKDKDSLNETQQKTVFNNSYEPTDDDLITQIKKEQASAIQSGQQALREKLTAAGATEENIQEALTEYENTFAQDFFDTYVSKQIMTYRSSVGACTLQMMQDMSSIATQPPEPTQYNVDEVNARVVLLSIFDGLKDAVQKNPALGGNDEIIKTQLALSKYLTQSSLSEDDIQTIYTASVLPQQSTLDEYLPSRDGALYREGIVSAYQTAVQNLNTVRLSIENEKETLENQLELFQKAQNCFSTWAELTDIIVKQKEYTSEIVTAAMESYAGLMNLSQIYGYLQQDEKTLIEPYVNSILELKVKNNDVSMSGFIARTIVFQELADYTLQNFINNESTIQTYLNNKGQLFKTNYSFFSDIGQDVSTIATTSLGTYLTTAQSRGQQGQTTYYIPNFANFVEQIKIADNEELPTEATEILNNFSKAATEHIQKLQQQITDLEEKYEEFDPANASFTDERANAVTSWLNSESLGSAFIYFILNSQLPKQSILLDPLIEEINFNNLAANAINKLLEITNTFSTTSVYYNFSSYLVESKEGENLFCGDYYETLVAVSKEKDHIFNDVNLCRRASVLVEELMKKINTLSGASSSQITEMRNATANYNYALNITLNQLNVLNALLTSLTITPEMDNNTVKENVFKIVGMKDWMSTLASLEGFIANGFPNISITGGLGTLFTQIQSDQQNYTTQSQTQQLNLQNQMSSVQQEWTLVSTSMQVLNKILTHLAGEIYPN, encoded by the coding sequence AGCCTAAACGCTCTGATAACTCTACCACTACTAATACAAACAATGACACCACGGAAACTATTGCCTCCATTCAAGAAGCAACCGCAGTTGCTTTGGTCCCTACAATTTTAAATGGTCTGGATACTTTGATTGAGTCGGTAACTGAGTTAAACCTGTCACAGGTATCATCCATAACTTTAGCTATTGCTTTAGTTTCTCCACTTAAAGACAAGGATTCTCTTAATGAAACACAACAAAAAACAGTATTTAACAATAGCTACGAACCTACTGATGACGATCTCATAACACAAATAAAAAAAGAACAAGCATCAGCTATTCAGTCTGGTCAACAAGCTCTTCGAGAAAAGTTAACAGCTGCAGGAGCAACAGAAGAAAATATTCAAGAAGCTTTAACAGAATACGAAAATACCTTTGCACAAGATTTCTTTGATACTTATGTCTCTAAACAAATCATGACATACCGTAGTTCTGTAGGGGCATGTACTCTACAAATGATGCAAGACATGTCTAGCATCGCCACACAGCCTCCAGAGCCCACGCAATACAATGTGGACGAAGTAAACGCTCGAGTTGTGTTGCTTTCCATTTTTGATGGCCTCAAAGATGCTGTACAGAAAAATCCTGCTCTTGGAGGCAATGATGAGATTATTAAAACACAATTAGCATTAAGTAAATATCTAACACAATCTTCTTTATCTGAAGATGATATACAAACTATTTATACAGCTAGTGTGCTACCACAACAATCTACTTTAGATGAATATTTACCTTCTCGAGATGGTGCATTATATCGTGAAGGCATTGTTAGTGCCTATCAAACTGCTGTGCAGAATTTAAATACTGTTCGTCTATCTATAGAAAACGAAAAAGAAACATTAGAAAACCAACTAGAACTATTTCAAAAAGCACAAAATTGTTTTTCAACTTGGGCAGAACTTACTGATATTATTGTCAAACAAAAAGAATACACTTCAGAAATTGTCACTGCAGCCATGGAATCCTATGCAGGTTTAATGAACTTATCTCAAATCTACGGTTACCTACAGCAGGATGAAAAAACTTTAATCGAACCTTATGTGAATTCTATACTTGAATTAAAAGTAAAAAATAATGACGTATCTATGAGCGGCTTTATTGCTCGTACTATTGTCTTTCAAGAACTTGCTGATTACACCCTACAAAATTTTATAAATAATGAATCTACAATACAAACTTACTTAAATAATAAGGGACAACTGTTTAAAACCAACTACTCTTTCTTTTCTGATATTGGGCAAGACGTATCTACCATCGCCACTACTAGTCTAGGTACCTATCTCACAACAGCTCAATCAAGAGGACAACAGGGACAAACAACCTATTATATCCCCAATTTTGCAAACTTTGTAGAGCAAATCAAAATTGCTGATAACGAGGAACTACCAACAGAAGCCACTGAGATTTTAAATAACTTTTCAAAAGCAGCCACAGAACATATTCAAAAATTGCAACAGCAAATAACAGATCTTGAGGAAAAATACGAAGAGTTCGATCCCGCCAATGCTAGTTTCACTGATGAAAGAGCCAATGCCGTTACTAGTTGGTTAAATTCCGAAAGTTTAGGATCTGCATTTATTTATTTTATTCTAAACTCTCAGCTACCTAAACAATCCATTCTATTAGATCCTCTGATTGAAGAAATTAACTTCAACAACCTTGCTGCTAATGCAATCAATAAATTACTTGAAATTACCAACACCTTTTCCACGACATCAGTATATTATAATTTCTCATCCTACCTCGTCGAAAGTAAAGAAGGAGAGAATCTATTTTGTGGAGATTACTACGAAACTCTCGTAGCAGTGTCTAAAGAAAAAGATCATATCTTTAATGATGTTAATCTTTGTCGACGCGCTTCTGTGCTAGTAGAAGAATTAATGAAAAAAATCAATACCCTTTCGGGAGCATCCTCATCTCAGATCACTGAAATGCGTAATGCAACAGCAAACTACAACTACGCTCTGAATATCACACTAAACCAGCTCAATGTCCTCAATGCCCTATTAACTAGCCTGACGATCACCCCCGAAATGGATAACAATACAGTAAAAGAAAATGTATTTAAAATTGTAGGAATGAAAGACTGGATGTCTACATTAGCTTCTCTAGAAGGATTTATTGCTAACGGATTTCCTAATATCAGTATCACCGGGGGTTTAGGCACTCTGTTTACTCAAATTCAGTCTGACCAACAAAACTATACGACACAAAGTCAAACTCAACAATTAAATCTACAAAACCAAATGTCTAGCGTACAACAAGAATGGACATTGGTATCCACGTCAATGCAGGTATTAAATAAGATTCTGACACACTTAGCGGGTGAAATTTATCCTAATTAA